In a genomic window of Amphiprion ocellaris isolate individual 3 ecotype Okinawa chromosome 11, ASM2253959v1, whole genome shotgun sequence:
- the cfap97d2 gene encoding uncharacterized protein cfap97d2 encodes METPGRPETVRLTMQSREYKFLPSSRNKYLQEKWKKAYDVHRGKVKSMKPTICINPPKNFDHLTLSLKNKQHQEAVKIQRENDRLKKKISDIMATPGRGDNRNDYEKKSLHKEKRQRELISISKQNQMIQFRLSQCKPHCSARKWHEDWLNTLKLRDRIGHYPRGSAKQQKEQDNGKVDSKEK; translated from the exons GCTCACGATGCAGAGCAGGGAATACAAATTCCTGCCTTCCTCCAGAAACAAATATCTGCAAGAGAAATGGAAGAAGGCATATGATGTACACAGGGGAAAG gtTAAGTCAATGAAACCAACAATATGCATAAACCCACCGAAGAATTTTGATCACCTGACTCTAAGTCTGAAGAacaaacag CACCAAGAGGCCGTGAAGATTCAGAGAGAAAACGATAGGCTCAAGAAGAAAATATCTGACATTATGGCAACACCTGGAAGAGGTGACAACAGGAATGACTATGAAAAGAAAAG CCTCCACAAAGAGAAGCGACAGCGAGAGTTGATCTCTATTAGCAAGCAGAATCAAATGATCCAGTTCCGTCTGAGCCAGTGCAAACCTCACTGTAGTGCGAGGAAATGGCATGAAGACTGGCTCAACACCCTCAAGCTGAGGGACAGAATCGGACATTACCCACGAGGAAGCGCAAAACAGCAAaag GAACAAGACAATGGGAAAGTAGATTCTAAGGAAAagtaa
- the cdc16 gene encoding cell division cycle protein 16 homolog has product MNLDRLRKRVRQYIDQQQYQSALFWADKIASLSHEDPQDIYWLAQCLYLTSQYHRASHALRSRKLDKLYGACQYLAARCHYAAKEFQQALDILDAEEPANKKLLDRSGKEDNGTPESAKDWDMSPASISSSICLLRGKIYDAMDNRPLATSSYKEALKLDVYCFEAFDLLTSHHMLTAQEEKDFLDSLPLSQQCTVEEEELLHFLFENKLKKYNKPSDLVVPEMVNGLQDNLDVVVSLAERHYYNCDFKMCYKLTSMVMVKDPFHANCLPVHIGTLVELGKSNELFYLSHKLVDLYPNNPVSWFAVGCYYLMVGHKNEHARRYLSKATTLERTYGPAWIAYGHSFAVESEHDQAMAAYFTAAQLMKGCHLPMLYIGLEYGLTNNSKLAERFFSQALSIAPEDPFVIHEVAVVAFQNGDWKTAERLFLDAMEKIKAIGNEVTVDKWEPLLNNLGHVCRKLKKYDQALEYHRQALVLIPQHASTYAAIGYVHSLMGDFESAIDYFHTALGLKRDDTFSVTMLGHCIEMYIGDTDAYIGTDINDKVRSSLNTPALMKMLNTSEPSDLLATPRLEDTSITSLETPLSNQDKMMLETPLRLSLTLECDMYESDVMLDTLSDTST; this is encoded by the exons ATGAATCTCGACAGACTTAGAAAGCGAGTGCGGCAGTACATCGACCAG CAACAGTATCAAAGTGCTCTGTTTTGGGCCGACAAGATAGCATCTCTTTCTCATG AGGATCCCCAGGATATCTACTGGCTAGCTCAGTGCCTTTATCTAACCTCACAGTACCACAGAGCCTCCCATGCCCTCCGTTCTCGAAAACTTGACAAG TTGTATGGAGCTTGTCAGTATCTTGCTGCTAGGTGCCAT tATGCTGCCAAAGAGTTCCAACAGGCCTTGGATATCCTGGATGCAGAGGAGCCAGCTAATAAGAAGCTGCTGGACAGGAGTGGAAAGGAGGACAATGGGACACCAGAGTCAGCCAAGGACTGGGATATGTCCCCTGCCTCT ATCAGCAGCTCCATCTGCCTCCTGCGTGGTAAGATCTATGATGCCATGGACAACAGGCCACTGGCCACCTCCAGCTACAAAGAGGCCTTGAAACTGGATGTGTACTGCTTTGAAGCCTTTGACCTTTTAACGTCCCACCATATGCTGACTGCACAGGAAG AGAAAGACTTCCTCGATTCGCTTCCACTGAGTCAACAGTGCActgtggaagaggaggagctgtTACACTTCCTTTTTGAGAATAAATTAAAGAAG TATAACAAGCCCAGTGATTTGGTGGTGCCAGAGATGGTCAATGGTCTTCAAGACAACTTGGATGTAGTGGTGTCTCTTGCTGAGAGGCATTATTATAACTGTGATTTCAAGATGTGCTATAAACTCACATCAAT GGTCATGGTTAAAGACCCTTTCCATGCCAACTGTTTACCAGTCCACATAGGAACACTGGTGGAGCTTGGAAAatcaaatg AGCTCTTTTACCTCTCACACAAACTTGTAGATTTGTATCCCAACAACCCC GTATCCTGGTTTGCTGTAGGGTGCTACTATCTCATGGTCGGCCATAAAAACGAACACGCTCGGCGATACCTGAG CAAAGCCACCACCCTGGAGAGGACTTACGGCCCTGCATGGATTGCCTACGGTCATTCATTTGCAGTAGAGAGTGAGCACGACCAAGCCATGGCTGCCTACTTCACTGCTGCTCAGCTGATGAAAGG GTGTCACTTACCCATGCTCTACATCGGGCTGGAATACGGTCTGACCAACAACTCCAAGCTGGCAGAACGCTTCTTCAGCCAGGCTCTTAGTATTGCTCCAGAGGACCCGTTTGTCATACACGAGGTGGCAGTGGTTGCATTTCAAAATGGAGA CTGGAAGACAGCAGAAAGGTTGTTTCTTGATGCAATGGAGAAGATCAAAGCCATAGGCAATGAG GTCACTGTGGACAAGTGGGAGCCTTTGTTAAACAACTTGGGTCACGTGTGTCGGAAACTGAA aaaGTACGACCAGGCTCTGGAGTACCACCGTCAGGCGCTGGTGTTGATCCCTCAGCACGCCTCCACCTACGCTGCCATCGGATACGTGCACAGCCTCATGGGAGACTTTGAAAGCGCCATCGACTACTTTCATACG gCACTGGGACTGAAAAGGGATGACACTTTCTCTGTGACGATGCTTGGTCACTGCATTGAGATGTACATTGGTGACACAGATGCCTATATAG GCACAGACATCAATGACAAGGTGCGAAGCAGCCTGAACACTCCGGCGCTGATGAAGATGCTGAACACATCAGAGCCCAGCGACCTTCTGGCCACGCCAAGGTTGGAAGACACGAGCATCACGTCCTTGGAAACGCCGCTGTCTAATCAGGACAAGATGATGCTGGAGACGCCTCTTCGGCTCTCGTTAACCCTGGAGTGCGATATGTACGAGAGCGACGTGATGTTGGACACTTTGTCGGACACCAGCACATGA